The following are encoded in a window of Bdellovibrionales bacterium genomic DNA:
- a CDS encoding DUF2062 domain-containing protein — MMMKRVQTFLQDQLRQGTSPQALALTIAVGAAIAVFPTLGATTLLCFLAGVVLKLNQPALQVINYALAPLQLLLIPFFLKLGAWICRVPAVSVNPQTMIAEFWASPGKFLADYGWAGLQAILAWIVVAPFIVLITRFVMKYLIDKAQKIRSPK; from the coding sequence TTGATGATGAAACGAGTGCAGACTTTTTTGCAGGATCAACTTCGCCAGGGTACAAGCCCCCAGGCTTTGGCTCTCACTATTGCCGTCGGAGCAGCTATTGCAGTTTTTCCGACTCTCGGCGCGACCACTTTGCTTTGTTTTCTCGCGGGTGTTGTTTTGAAATTGAATCAACCTGCACTTCAAGTGATTAACTATGCGTTAGCGCCACTCCAGCTTCTGTTGATTCCATTTTTTCTAAAGTTGGGGGCGTGGATTTGCCGGGTGCCGGCGGTCTCAGTCAACCCTCAAACGATGATCGCTGAATTCTGGGCTAGTCCTGGAAAGTTTCTGGCCGACTACGGATGGGCAGGGCTTCAGGCCATTCTTGCGTGGATTGTGGTGGCTCCGTTCATCGTCCTTATCACACGCTTTGTGATGAAATATTTAATCGATAAAGCGCAAAAAATACGGAGCCCGAAATGA
- the radA gene encoding DNA repair protein RadA, with product MAKSKSKTLYVCQNCGAQRTRWEGKCTDCGAWNTFVEEIQAPEAKTRGWSVGSDERATVSSKPVSLDQRLEEMHLTRFDTGYGELNRVLGGGLAKGSFVLLGGSPGVGKSTLLLQMAGGLAEHKSRVLYISGEESVAQTGSRAHRLGIKSPLIEIGSESNLHTIMELARHKKPDVLVVDSIQTVYLSDLQAAPGSVSQVRECAGHLMGLAKQENITVILIGHVTKDGSIAGPKVLEHMVDCVLSFDGDASYNFRLLRSLKNRFGAAQELGVFQMNAKGLEEVSNPSELFLEERGNQLIGSAVFASMEGTRPLLCEVQALTLSSPMAMPRRTALGIDVNRLHLLTAVLDRHLDIRLSHSDIFINVVGGLKLVEPAADLAVAAAILSTEGRKELDAKTVFFGEIGLTGEVRGVSFVETRLKEADKLGFTHFVLPFSNKRHLGDFKISKDKKVSYIRNVHELQKLI from the coding sequence ATGGCAAAATCGAAGAGCAAAACACTTTATGTCTGTCAAAATTGCGGGGCGCAACGTACGCGTTGGGAAGGTAAATGTACCGACTGCGGAGCCTGGAATACTTTCGTAGAAGAAATCCAGGCCCCCGAAGCCAAAACCAGGGGCTGGTCTGTCGGCAGCGATGAGCGCGCGACGGTGTCATCGAAGCCGGTTTCCCTAGACCAAAGACTTGAGGAGATGCATCTGACTCGTTTCGATACGGGTTATGGCGAATTAAACCGGGTTTTAGGCGGTGGTTTAGCAAAAGGCAGCTTCGTTTTGTTGGGCGGATCTCCTGGCGTGGGCAAAAGTACTTTGCTTTTGCAAATGGCCGGAGGACTGGCTGAACACAAAAGCCGTGTTCTTTACATTTCCGGCGAAGAAAGTGTTGCACAGACTGGATCCCGTGCTCACAGATTGGGCATCAAATCTCCTTTGATTGAGATCGGCAGCGAAAGCAACCTGCATACGATTATGGAATTGGCTCGCCACAAAAAGCCGGATGTGTTGGTCGTCGACTCGATTCAGACCGTTTATCTTTCCGACCTTCAGGCCGCTCCCGGGTCCGTGTCACAAGTGCGTGAGTGCGCGGGGCATCTGATGGGCCTTGCTAAACAAGAAAACATCACGGTCATCCTGATTGGTCACGTCACAAAAGATGGCAGCATCGCGGGACCAAAAGTTTTGGAACACATGGTGGACTGCGTGTTGTCTTTTGACGGTGACGCTTCTTACAACTTCCGTTTACTCCGCTCCCTAAAAAATCGCTTCGGCGCGGCCCAAGAGCTCGGCGTATTTCAGATGAACGCCAAAGGACTTGAGGAAGTTTCGAATCCCTCAGAGCTTTTCCTCGAGGAACGCGGCAACCAATTGATTGGTTCTGCAGTTTTTGCATCGATGGAAGGGACAAGACCGCTTTTGTGCGAGGTTCAGGCGTTAACGCTCTCAAGTCCGATGGCGATGCCACGTCGAACAGCCCTTGGAATCGACGTGAACCGCTTGCACCTGCTCACCGCGGTCCTAGACCGACACCTTGACATTCGCCTCAGCCACAGTGACATTTTTATTAATGTGGTTGGAGGACTGAAGCTGGTTGAACCGGCGGCGGACTTGGCAGTGGCAGCTGCGATTCTTTCGACGGAAGGCCGTAAAGAGCTTGATGCGAAAACGGTGTTCTTCGGAGAGATCGGATTGACCGGCGAAGTTCGCGGAGTTTCATTCGTGGAAACACGTTTGAAAGAAGCCGATAAACTGGGATTCACTCATTTTGTACTTCCCTTCTCCAACAAGCGTCACTTAGGAGATTTCAAAATCTCTAAGGATAAAAAAGTGAGCTACATACGCAACGTGCACGAACTTCAGAAGCTGATATAG
- a CDS encoding class I SAM-dependent methyltransferase — protein sequence MVLGFFIDLMERGLLPQSCIRWGIRHLCHTRLKSLASDNPEQEQERDSRYIQELKQSAIAFATQKANQQHYEIPAEFYNLVLGPRRKYSSGFWPENCQSLAESEDQALEISIQRAEIEDGMSILDLGCGWGSMTLKLAEMFPNANIKALSNSSSQREFIMAEAQRRGFMNIQVVTGDISVFAGQGWESTFDRVVSIEMLEHVRNYEALFEKISGWLKPGGKMFVHIFSHRQHAYPFDVEGEDNWMGRYFFTGGQMPSHHLLTRFQKHLLLEDEWAWSGRHYQKTSEAWLRNMDLHRGQILEIFKKVYGENEASRWLERWRVFFMSCAELFGYRQGREWGVSHYRFVKR from the coding sequence ATGGTTCTCGGATTTTTTATCGATTTAATGGAGAGGGGATTGTTACCTCAGTCTTGCATTCGTTGGGGAATTCGTCATCTCTGTCACACGCGCCTCAAGAGTCTTGCCAGTGACAATCCCGAACAGGAACAAGAGAGGGATTCTCGTTACATTCAAGAACTCAAGCAGTCGGCCATTGCCTTTGCTACTCAGAAGGCCAATCAGCAGCACTATGAAATCCCAGCTGAGTTTTATAATCTTGTTCTGGGACCACGGCGCAAATATAGTTCCGGCTTCTGGCCTGAAAACTGCCAAAGTCTCGCCGAGTCTGAAGATCAAGCTTTAGAAATTTCCATTCAACGGGCCGAGATCGAAGACGGTATGAGCATCCTTGATTTGGGCTGTGGCTGGGGCTCGATGACTTTGAAACTGGCTGAAATGTTCCCGAATGCGAATATAAAAGCACTTTCAAACTCTTCATCGCAGCGGGAGTTTATCATGGCCGAAGCTCAGCGGCGTGGGTTTATGAATATCCAAGTCGTGACTGGTGATATCAGCGTTTTCGCCGGTCAAGGTTGGGAATCCACCTTTGATCGGGTGGTGAGTATTGAAATGCTTGAACATGTTCGCAACTACGAAGCCCTTTTTGAAAAAATCAGCGGTTGGCTTAAGCCCGGCGGCAAAATGTTTGTTCATATTTTTTCTCACCGTCAGCATGCTTACCCCTTTGACGTCGAGGGTGAGGATAACTGGATGGGAAGATATTTTTTCACCGGCGGGCAAATGCCGAGCCACCATCTTCTGACTCGCTTTCAAAAACATCTCCTTCTTGAGGACGAATGGGCTTGGAGTGGTCGGCATTATCAGAAGACTTCTGAAGCGTGGTTACGGAATATGGATCTGCATAGGGGCCAAATTCTGGAAATCTTTAAAAAGGTCTATGGCGAAAACGAAGCTTCACGCTGGCTGGAACGCTGGAGAGTATTCTTTATGTCTTGCGCGGAGCTCTTTGGCTATCGTCAGGGAAGAGAATGGGGCGTATCTCATTACCGATTCGTGAAAAGATAG
- a CDS encoding DUF1365 domain-containing protein, giving the protein MSQAFFLHGHVGHSRLGIKENGFRYPIFNYLFCCRDEESISSELRQRFHRVLGLRARDYLDGQAESFDRGIREFLKIHCKYEVEEVWLQTCPRMFGYVFNPVSFWFCKRNGELEAVLVEVNNTFGERHFYWLYKPGEMIHPFQWLRAEKVFHVSPFYPVDGYYEFRFQFTGEKSRVDIVYFSEAGKIRLITWIKGNLKPQAKQTLFSLLWRYGWMTPLVVLRIHWQALKLWCKRVSFFSKPEPPTKEIT; this is encoded by the coding sequence ATGAGCCAAGCTTTTTTCTTGCACGGTCATGTGGGGCATTCCCGCTTAGGAATCAAAGAAAATGGATTCCGATATCCGATTTTTAATTATCTTTTCTGTTGTCGGGATGAAGAGTCGATATCCTCAGAATTACGCCAAAGATTTCATCGGGTCCTCGGCCTGCGAGCCAGGGACTATTTAGACGGCCAGGCTGAGTCTTTCGATCGAGGAATTCGCGAGTTTTTAAAGATTCATTGCAAATATGAGGTTGAAGAAGTTTGGCTGCAAACGTGCCCACGAATGTTCGGCTATGTTTTTAATCCCGTGAGCTTCTGGTTCTGTAAAAGAAACGGAGAGCTCGAGGCCGTTCTTGTTGAGGTTAACAATACATTTGGCGAACGACATTTTTACTGGCTGTATAAGCCTGGAGAAATGATTCATCCATTTCAGTGGCTGCGCGCTGAAAAAGTTTTTCACGTCAGTCCCTTTTACCCCGTGGATGGATACTATGAGTTTCGCTTTCAATTCACCGGAGAGAAATCACGGGTTGATATTGTTTATTTCTCAGAAGCCGGCAAGATTCGCCTGATCACATGGATTAAAGGAAATCTTAAACCACAGGCCAAGCAGACTCTGTTTTCATTGCTATGGCGCTATGGCTGGATGACCCCGCTTGTGGTCTTACGCATTCATTGGCAGGCACTGAAGCTATGGTGCAAACGAGTTTCATTCTTTTCAAAACCAGAACCCCCGACCAAGGAGATCACATGA
- a CDS encoding DUF1295 domain-containing protein: MDFSLSIVAAVVLMLVVMSVTWLLAKRWDNYSIVDAAWAGSFAIIALFFALTQPGLLLRKTLMLFAVGIWSLRLAIFLTRRIRSHHPVEDSRYQQLRAEYGKHAPARFFLFFQYQALSVVLLAIPFLEVFRSDIGSLSGVEIAGFLLICLSLIGESIADAQAQKFKQNPENKNKTCQVGLWRYSRHPNYFFESCVWWGFYLFAIGAAGAYYTVYAPLIILFLLLKVTGVPPSEAAALKKRGEEYRRYQQTTSMFVPWFPKKDPH; this comes from the coding sequence ATGGATTTCTCACTGTCGATTGTCGCCGCAGTTGTATTAATGCTGGTGGTAATGTCTGTCACTTGGCTATTGGCGAAGCGCTGGGATAACTACAGCATTGTCGATGCTGCCTGGGCAGGATCTTTTGCCATCATCGCATTGTTTTTTGCCCTGACTCAGCCCGGGTTGCTGCTACGGAAAACTCTCATGCTTTTTGCCGTGGGAATTTGGAGTTTGCGCTTAGCCATTTTTCTAACACGCCGGATTCGCAGTCATCATCCGGTGGAGGACTCTCGGTATCAGCAGCTCCGGGCTGAGTACGGAAAGCACGCACCGGCGCGGTTCTTTTTATTCTTTCAATATCAGGCTTTGAGTGTTGTTTTGTTGGCGATTCCTTTTTTAGAAGTCTTTCGGTCGGACATAGGCTCTTTAAGCGGTGTTGAGATCGCCGGGTTTTTATTGATTTGCTTGTCTTTGATCGGCGAAAGCATCGCAGACGCTCAAGCACAGAAATTTAAGCAGAATCCCGAGAATAAAAATAAAACCTGCCAAGTGGGGCTCTGGCGTTACTCGCGTCACCCGAATTATTTTTTTGAAAGCTGTGTGTGGTGGGGATTTTACCTCTTTGCAATCGGTGCTGCCGGCGCTTATTACACTGTCTATGCGCCTTTGATTATTTTATTTTTGCTCTTGAAGGTCACTGGAGTACCACCATCGGAGGCCGCTGCTTTGAAAAAACGCGGTGAGGAGTACCGTCGTTATCAGCAAACAACTTCAATGTTTGTCCCATGGTTTCCGAAAAAGGACCCTCATTGA
- a CDS encoding cyclic nucleotide-binding domain-containing protein, with protein sequence MSTETIATSGTAIVRETYAPNDFIFFEGDIESHFYIVETGQVKIFTKNKLGKRIDIMTVEEGESFGEFALLDNKPRSASAQAITETSVIKVSAEGYEQLLSELPVWAACMMKSFVVRLKNMTDQLRASDQFLERQK encoded by the coding sequence ATGTCGACGGAAACAATTGCAACCAGTGGAACAGCCATTGTTCGCGAAACCTATGCGCCTAATGACTTTATTTTTTTCGAGGGCGATATCGAAAGCCACTTCTACATCGTAGAAACTGGCCAAGTGAAAATCTTTACTAAAAACAAACTCGGTAAGCGCATCGACATCATGACCGTCGAAGAGGGCGAGTCCTTCGGTGAGTTCGCGCTGCTTGATAACAAACCCCGTTCGGCTTCTGCACAAGCGATCACAGAGACTTCTGTGATTAAAGTCTCTGCCGAAGGGTATGAGCAGTTGTTGTCGGAGCTTCCGGTATGGGCCGCTTGTATGATGAAGTCTTTCGTGGTTCGTCTTAAAAACATGACTGATCAATTGCGTGCAAGCGATCAGTTCCTTGAGCGTCAGAAATAG
- a CDS encoding class I SAM-dependent methyltransferase: MKSLSIKARLFLRLLKNTKGGTVRVVFPDGTQDIFGAGLPEVSVEARDWQVFDEMVDKGDLGLAETIISGRLVVSDVSQLVQWACRNDQDLARFIHGTWYGTLADRFRRVLTRNSRDGAKRNIMAHYDLGNEFYKLWLDPTMTYSSALYTEADQDLTVAQLQKYDRIIDQLGINAGDHILEIGCGWGGFFSRAVERTGCKVTAVMNSPAQAKHNREMIARKGLEGQVELRQQDYRDIEGRFDKIVSIEMIEAVGETYWKTFFDKVSASLKSGGQAMIQSITIQDSLFDNYREKTDFIQRYIFPGGMLLAPKVFNSYGGNSGLKVAAPFEFGLSYAETLNRWLQSFNDKEQDVRALGFDDHFMRLWRLYLSYCEGAFRAGRINVGHYHLQK; encoded by the coding sequence ATGAAAAGTCTTTCAATTAAGGCCAGACTTTTTTTAAGGCTTTTAAAAAATACCAAAGGCGGTACCGTGCGCGTGGTTTTCCCAGACGGCACCCAAGACATTTTTGGCGCGGGACTTCCGGAAGTCTCTGTCGAGGCCCGTGACTGGCAAGTTTTTGATGAAATGGTTGATAAAGGGGATCTTGGCCTTGCGGAGACGATCATCTCGGGCCGTCTTGTCGTGAGCGACGTCAGCCAGCTGGTTCAGTGGGCTTGTCGCAATGATCAGGACCTTGCCAGATTCATCCATGGGACATGGTATGGAACTTTGGCCGATCGCTTCCGCCGGGTCTTGACTCGCAATAGCCGTGACGGAGCTAAACGCAACATCATGGCTCACTATGATTTAGGAAATGAATTCTATAAACTTTGGCTCGATCCAACCATGACGTACTCATCGGCGCTATATACGGAGGCCGATCAAGATTTAACGGTGGCGCAACTGCAGAAATACGATCGCATTATTGATCAGCTGGGAATTAATGCCGGAGATCATATTCTGGAGATCGGTTGCGGTTGGGGTGGGTTTTTCAGTCGAGCAGTCGAACGCACGGGGTGTAAGGTCACGGCGGTGATGAATTCACCGGCTCAGGCTAAGCACAACCGTGAGATGATCGCGCGCAAAGGCCTTGAAGGACAAGTTGAGCTTCGCCAGCAAGACTATCGCGATATCGAAGGCCGGTTTGACAAGATTGTTTCTATTGAAATGATCGAAGCCGTCGGTGAGACTTACTGGAAAACTTTTTTTGATAAAGTGTCGGCCTCTTTAAAATCAGGAGGGCAGGCGATGATTCAGTCCATCACCATTCAAGATTCTCTCTTTGATAATTACCGCGAAAAAACGGACTTTATCCAGCGCTATATTTTCCCGGGAGGAATGCTTTTGGCGCCTAAGGTGTTTAACTCCTACGGAGGGAACAGCGGTCTGAAAGTGGCAGCGCCCTTTGAGTTTGGTCTTTCTTATGCCGAGACTCTGAACCGGTGGCTTCAAAGCTTCAACGACAAAGAACAAGACGTCCGCGCACTGGGATTTGATGATCATTTCATGCGTCTCTGGCGCTTGTACCTTTCTTATTGTGAAGGAGCCTTCCGCGCGGGGCGAATCAATGTCGGTCACTATCATTTGCAAAAGTAA